A genome region from Halichondria panicea chromosome 15, odHalPani1.1, whole genome shotgun sequence includes the following:
- the LOC135348473 gene encoding uncharacterized protein LOC135348473, whose protein sequence is MAEGYITTDHDELTTSLRLKDFKEIDSFDPAFIKCFWDKRDSIHKNYLKKVMAVPLGDLASLQERFQKIFWGGVPFSEQSTVAFSVVVINGGPTSFITTVSNRGIHAEIGFIRQANLLEEIQDNIKITINLSKSPCFTCREDLEDFLESLTKRGATVSFTLRIANLYCGDGGGKDEIIEDLASWLYHLNREKIVDHLGIQNISVVTEMPDYSPRRVSIDEWEQIQGKRRDKDTIIYAIVDKIVATVDERAIAQTPVNIRPLFTTLTEVKETLKPAELKRTFIESSCATSNVYVAVAQVQINAVNTVGRSKEKVLKAFEKHGEGCCHTIPDIETEINTEINQFVKPESWSTQSSTIALAVTHFPCNDCLVRITNEITLILRVANVPYEKVTVDRLFERYQAGITIQLHAIRVMVELGQVNCILVLQAEQRQWTIEKQQQWRIAKQREWSSAKQNRQQSDVAAVENVRLINNELSERIIEERVIEEECERLRCICIS, encoded by the exons ATGGCTGAAGGATATATAACCACAGACCACGATGAGTTGACCACTAGCCTGAGGCTAAAAGACTTTAAAGAGATTGACAGCTTTGATCCAGCCTTTATAAAGTGTTTCTGGGATAAACGAG ACTCAATTCACAAAAATTATCTAAAGAAGGTGATGGCAGTACCTCTAGGAGATTTGGCATCGCTCCAAGAACGCTTCCAGAAAATATTCTGGGGAGGAGTGCCATTTAGTGAGCAATCAACTGTAGCATTTAGTGTTGTCGTCATCAACGGAGGTCCGACTTCTTTTATCACAACAGTGAGCAATAGAGGAATCCATGCTGAGATTGGTTTCATCAGACAAGCTAATCTACTGGAAGAGATACAAGACAATATTAAAATCACTATCAATCTCTCAAAGAGCCCATGCTTCACATGTAGAGAAGATTTGGAAGATTTCCTCGAGTCTCTAACAAAAAGAGGAGCAACGGTTTCATTTACACTCCGCATAGCAAATCTGTACTGCGGAGATGGGGGAGGTAAAGATGAAATTATTGAAGATTTGGCATCTTGGCTTTATCATTTAAACAGAGAAAAAATAGTGGATCACCTTGGTATTCAGAACATTTCGGTTGTCACTGAAATGCCTGATTATAGTCCTCGAAGAGTCAGTATTGATGAGTGGGAACAAATACAGGGGAAGAGAAGAGACAAAGACACGATAATATATGCTATAGTAGATAAAATAGTGGCCACAGTTGATGAACGAGCTATTGCTCAAACACCAGTGAATATTAGGCCGCTATTTACCACTTTGACGGAAGTGAAAGAAACACTGAAACCTGCGGAACTTAAGAGAACATTCATCGAAAGTAGTTGTGCAACAAGCAATGTGTATGTGGCAGTGGCACAAGTGCAAATAAACGCTGTAAATACAGTAGGTAGGAGTAAGGAAAAAGTTTTAAAAGCGTTTGAAAAGCATGGTGAAGGATGTTGTCATACAATACCAGATATCGAAACTGAGATAAATACTGAGATAAATCAATTTGTAAAACCGGAGAGTTGGAGTACACAGAGTTCGACTATTGCATTAGCTGTGACACACTTCCCATGCAATGACTGCTTAGTAAGAATCACCAACGAGATTACACTCATATTACGTGTAGCTAACGTTCCTTATGAAAAGGTTACTGTCGACCGGCTGTTTGAGCGTTACCAAGCAGGAATCACAATACAACTCCACGCAATCCGAGTAATGGTGGAACTAGGCCAAGTTAATTGCATACTAGTACTACAAGCAGAGCAACGACAGTGGACGATTGAAAAGCAACAACAGTGGAGGATTGCTAAGCAGCGAGAGTGGAGTAGTGCTAAGCAAAATAGGCAACAATCAGATGTTGCCGCAGTAGAAAATGTCAGATTGATTAATAATGAACTATCAGAGAGAATAATTGAAGAGAGAGTAATTGAGGAAGAATGCGAACGATTAAGATGCATCTGCATATCTTAA